AattctttgtccagtctaacaaggtttgtccagttctttgtccagtctaacaaggtttgtccagtctaacaaagTTTGTcccagttctttgtccagtctaacaaggtttgtccagtcACCTTAACAAGTTTTGTCCAGTTCTAACAAGGTTTTCCagttgtccagtctaacaaggtttgtccagtctaacaaatTTGTCCtttctttgtccagtctaacaaggtttgtccagtctaacaaagtttgtccagttctttgtccagtctaacaaggtttgtccggttctttgtccagtctaacaaggtttgtccagtcTTTAACCAGGTGTCCAGTttaacaaggtttgtccagttctttgtccagtcttAAAAAGTTTGTCCCattctttgtccagtctaacaaagtttgtccagttctttgtccagtctaacaaggtttgtcctgttctttgtccagtcttacaaggtttgtccagttctttgtccagtctaacaaggtttgtcctgttctttgtccagtctaacaaggtttgtcccattctttgtccagtctaacaaggtttgtccagttctttgtccagtctaacaaggtttgtccagttctttgtccagtctaacaaggtttgtccagttctttgtccagtctaacaaggttcGTCCTGTTCTTTGTCCAGTCAAAGTTTGCCCTGTTAAAAGTCTTTACTAGATATAAATAGACAAGACAATTTTCAGCTTTAAAGGTTTATAATTGTAAAATCAGCATTGAAACGAAATGTTCTTTCATGTGACACTTTTTAGTTGAAATCATTCTTATATCCtttatcatcattatttctACTACTAATATGTTCCATTTCTGTTTAAATCAGATTTCTGAATTGGAGGCAGCATTAATTGGGCTTGATAATCCTAGTCACCATGACATTACGACTGTGATAGAAGATTTCCAAAGTAAAGTAAGTTGTATGATAAAGATAGAAGATTTCCAGAGTAAGGTAGGTTGTACGATAAAGACAGAAGATTTCCAGAGTAGGTCGGTTATCGATAAAGACAGAAGATTTCAGAGTTGGTAGGTTGTATGATGTAGACAGAAGATTTCCAGAGTAAGTAGGTTGTATGGTAGGTTGTATGATAAAAACAGAAGATTTTCAGAGTTAGGTAGGTTGTATGATATAGATAGAACATTTCCAGAGTAAGGTAGGTTGTATGTAGGTTGTATGATAAAAACAGAAGATTTTCAGATTAAGGTAGGTTGTATGATATAGATAGAACATTTCCAGAGTAAGGTCGGTTGTATGGTaggttgtatgataaagacaGAAGATTTCCAGAGTAAGATAGGTTATATGATAAAGACAGAAGATTTCCAGAGTTAGGTAGGTTGTATGGTAGGTTGTATGATAAAAACAGAAGATTTCCAGTGACTAACTCAATTTGCCCTCTTCtacttcaaaattatacattcCGTTTAGCTCTTCTGTTTCTAGAAAATCCTTCATCTATACACTGGAAGATCTCCCCAAATGATTTCTGTTTTAGAAGATCACAAATCGAGTTGTTGTCTACTTAAAACTGGATAGTTCACTCATGTTTTACTATGAAGAAGAGATCTTGAATTAAATTACCATATTAAAGAAAGCTTACACAAATAAACTGTCTTACTTGCTACTCACAAATAAACAGGTTATTATTGAAATTTCACCTTTTAAACTGATTAAATGCAGTGACCAATGCATATGATGTTACTATTAATGCAGATTTCCGGGAGCTTTCTTCAGTTTTACactattatatctttattaattTGTAGGACATGATAAAAATGTACACAACCTAGGATAAGTTAGTTTAtttgcaaaattaaaacaaagaaagtattaaatgaaaaatattaaataaattttaatcaaataagggagataattcaggtatttgatataaatgttgtaaGTAATAATGtcactgtgtacatgtatgtgtttgaaCAGCCATTAAGGtttgaacatttaataaaaaaaatgatcaaGCCTGATTAATAATGTGTTGTAGAGTACTGATGTTCCAGATGAAGACTTTATTCTAAAGCCTGACATGGACAAGATTAATAGATTATTTAGTGCTAAAACATTGGAAGGAATATTTCAAGATTTAAAAAATGATGGTTCAGATTGGGCAACAAAACAGCTACAAACACTACAAAAAATGGTAAGTTTTTATTGTCCAGATAACAAAAGACCTGCACTTAGTGTCATCAGCAAAGTGACTAAGTATTAagcaaatttataaaatacagtatgTCTGTCAGTTTCaaggttttgtttcatttgcataataaaattttgatattttatgttgacatgttaaataaaattaagCTAATAACTTACAAGAAACAAACACTTATCAAGTTTTTACACAAAATGATGTGTCCCTTTTAGTCGCCAACCTCTATGAAGATCACACTGCGGCAGATTTTAGAGGGGAGAAATCTGTCGCTAGGAGACTGTTTACAGATGGAATACAGACTCAGTCAGAGATGTATAGATGACAAAGATTTCTACGAAGGTGTTAGAGCAGGTAAATCACAAAAAGTATTAAACTGGACCTGTCAAAATTCACCATAACTCACAAAATCTAGACACCAGTGACATATTTAGAAATTCATTGACATATATAATAACAATAGTATTATATAGTTCCCTAGTTATGTAAATCGCAAAATGCAATCTCCGTGAATATGTCCAATATAGGAAACCATGAAGTATTGACCCCACAAATTTAAAGTGCTTTACACATGTGATGTACAGTACTCAACTatgtaaagtaaattttaattttacaagcgTCCTACTGATATTGAACTATTATGGTAGTAAATATCtatcatgtatattttttattgatcaTTAACAATTTATATGTCAAAATGGTAATGTTGATTTTATCTCCACAGTGCTTGTAGATAAAGATCAGAGCCCTAAATGGGACCCCGCTACCATTGAAGGAGTTACTAGTGATAAGGTTGACTGGTACTTTTCTGTACTGCCGGCTGAGAGGGAGCTGCAGTTATGATAAACAGTATCAAATGAtataaattaatgataaatCCAAAACTTTATATTGACATGACACAGAAGAGTACTAAAGGATTACTGTTGTTTTCATGGCTGTTATGTATTCATGAATTCATATACAATGAACAACGAATGTTGGGATTGTTTCCTGTGTTAAACCCACAAGTTAAACCAAGAAAGACAGTATACATTTCATGTGAGAAAGTTTGTGTTAATCTTGTAAAAATGGATTTATTTTGGTGCAAATGAACTGGTGCAGTTTATCAAATGGTTACAGAATACCACAACTTAACAGTTTGCATTTAACAGTATTATTTTTCACCCATACTTATCTTCAGAGTTCCACAGTCtcatctgtatatataagtactgcggtacatgtatgtaagtgcTATCAGTATGACAGATTGcaatataattacaatatagACTTTATAAATACAGATGTACATGTTTCTTTCTCAAATCATAgaaatatgcttaaatcattACCTAATTTATATTCAATTCATTTGAATTGTCCATGTTGGATTTGTGATAATCTATGATTAAGGTTACCCCCATATCTGTCGCATGCTacatcatattttgtttcttaCTTCCAGAACAACTTTAGTTCATGAGGCCaattttaattcttaaaatCTTTAAGTAATGAGATTTGGCCAATACTTGTATGGACATTATTTTTAACTAGATccatgtatttgataatttaGACTGCAAACATTAAAGTGAATacttccttaaagatgctccgccgctgacagagcataaatgatattcatcattttaacaataatttgtgtttaatcgtgtgtacatatgtctaattaacacaaaaaataatgtaaaaagatttattttgcctttggtgcatgcacaatcagtacttcattccatataagatataatgccacggaattttttcgggatgcaattaattattcttaatatttttaacttgaagtaaaattagaatctcaaacttttcaatgatggtaatggtgtaaagtaagtaacttttgtaactgaagaaaaataccaaatcgtctgctccagCATCTTCAAATTTTAGTATTAAAgtgattttgtatataaatgtgttttcagaaTACCAATCTTTGTATTACCTTGTCATTTGATGTTATAAAAGTTATCAACTACCTGTTTATAGTTGACATTATTATGTAACTAGTCAGTCAAATGGATTAACAGGTAAATAGTATTGTTAAAATCTTTATGCTTTTTCAAATCATTATgatcattattttgaaattaagatattaaaattatgtactgtatcaCCTTCTGAAGAGAGATcattcatacatacacatggacttatacaaatatgataaaattagaaTGACACATGATGATTAAAGTTATTGcattacatgtatagtatagaaAGTGGTTGACTTTAATAAGGGAGCTTATTATAAATCGagaagatatctgtatttccaTTCACTATTCACTATTACTATAATAGAGTAACACTGCTGTAGTAAGTATATATGGACACCAATAACACACTAAGcatgaccattatgacgtcattaatattGACTCGGAAACGTGAACTGGTCACCATCAACATTGGTGTTCCATTGTATGGATTAAATCATCACCAATAAACGGTTTATATAGTCAAACCCCAACAACTTAAATGGGGAGACCTCCAAAATGAGatataatgtaagtatattAGTATTAAACTATCGTTTTAAGGCATAGATACTTTGTGTGTCCTCTCATTTCTCCATGATCCCCATGAATGAATTGTGTGTCCTCTCATATCTCCATGAATGAATGGATCCGTTTGTAAAAGGTAGGTAACTCTTGGAATATAACTTGTTTTGAGAGTCGCtaataaataaaaactgaaGGAAGATGGAATacttatgttttgtttgtttgttttataatttcttTATGGAAGAATTAAATACAGCAATTTATTAGGTTGACCTTGTGAACCTATGATACAGTTATGcattttgacaataaaaatgGCAAAGCTATTCAACGAATGATTTTTCTCTCTGAAAGATTAGTCAAATGATTACACCGTATATCATGACACAGACAGAGCATACTTTAACACACATTCAGCTCCATATGTGGTACATTAAGTTTGTGGATAAAAAACTTCACTTAAACAAGCGATCCAGGAATGTTACACATTATTATAGGTCTGACCAACAGGTAATACTAATATTGTTACCAGTCACCAGCAGAAAAAATGATTCCAATGCATACCTGGGATGTAAATTTCTAACATTTTAAACTCGTGCTTAACACGATAGATTTAACTGAAACAAGCCTGTACTGAAACTGGGACGATTCAGAGTGATCAAGGGAGATGCACACACTGACAGGTACCCAATTGAGCTGAACATTTGTAAAGTAATgcaatgtttaaaaaatgaGATAAGTccatgcatgtatgtatatctGTGTAATGTTTTTGGGCCACATGGAGGGAGAATTAAATTTTGTCATATGTAAGCTTAATAAACATATCAATTATTCCACAAATTGTCTCATCAGCATGCGATCCAGAGATCTGAAATTATAAGCCTGTAAGCTACGCTGGGGTGAAGGACTACGACATTCGTTCAAAAACTTtacttcattcaatgtcactgGCCAAgaataaaatcattaacaacttcaaaaggatttataagtgaatCTTAATGGGGCTTATATACGTCCTTGCAACTTCTTATTAAAAGGTCCactgttattttaattttcaaaatgagaatgtaaaacgagattgatgattctgtagagtcgcaaaagtaaTTACTAGtaagcttaccgttaatactacactaaTCACTACCTTCTGGATAAATTTAATTAAGATACATGTTCATATTGTGGGTCGTCATTTATtgtttcccgtcgtcgtccTTTACCGCGCGCTCGTTGACTTTCACCGCGCCAGACTGCAAACAACGAAATGAATCtttcatgtttatttataaCCGAGATTACGCGGGAATCTCGCATTTGCTTGGTGTTGTAACATCATATTAGGCCAtcgatattaattttattatgttatcattGTTATAAAGAAACTTTTAACTTCTGTTTCGGAgaggtagtgggccttaaatgtcattaattcataattataaacGAACAACAAGGTTCCACCGTCAGTCAAACATCAGAgccatgtttttaaaaatgttttgaactTTATTGATATTCCTAGATattaccaaggatttataagtgagatttATTACgttttacaatatatagatataaaatagaCCTGCATGTTGTAAGTAAATCAGAGAaattaaagtaaaatgaaacaaataaattccTTGGTACTTGGAtcgttttcgattatgcggtttgactggttggacctagttgttcgtttatgaattaaaggcggacctggtgattttatattgttatgaGACGAGcctgacaaagccctcacagacCTGTATCATGAAATAAAGACTTttataaacgaaaacggcccttGTCTCTTGAAAGCTAATTTTCTTCGGATTTatgtttgcaatatttttttacttatgtcagaaatatttatgtacatgtaagtaataTGAATAAATTCATCGAAAATAAACATATACCGAGACAGTGTCCGGATATGTTGGTCCTATTTTGCTATCAATTTACATGTCGGTGGATATTATCGTAAAGACGCTTGTAGCATGAACTATCCTTATCAACAAACGTTTACGCGAGTCTGATTTGTCACGCTTGTTTGTTTATGTCATTTCTATTTCCGTGTTCATGGACCGGTGTTTCTAGAATAATTCTTTTCTCGTTATAACATTAACATAGAagtgtattttatattcatgaACAGTTTAGTCTATGGGAAGCCTTCTGTCAAGATTAACGTCACTGCCAGGTATTGTATTTCTGATTATCATCGTGTCATTTTTGTTGTCATGGAATAACTGTAAACACATCCTCGCAGTACGCTACATGTAACAGTTTCGGCACATCTAAATTTATTGCTCTAATATATATTAGACCAAATAGACCCAATAATACAGAAAGATTTATCGGACTAACATCCACGATACTCCAGATGATATGTACATGCAAGCATTGTCATTTACTTTTAATCTGTTAATTTGCATTTGGAATTCTGAATTCTAAATAATTGCCAGACACTGAacgctggtcggtgttttttctgtgagtactccggctttcctccacccaCTTACCTTGTACGTCCTTACGTAATCCTGACTGTAAATAGGGCGTTAAACTCCGAATTAAGTGTGTAGGGCTTCAACTACATAATCAGATACAAGTTACATGTAGGGAGTTTCACAAGACCATAATATTTAGGACAGATGTCTATCCATAATACAAcaatgtttttcatatatattctaTGAGAGTCTTATTAGACCAAACACAAGTTACGTGTAGGGAGCTTCACAAGACCACCACTCTCCGACTAAATAAACATTCATTAACACATTTGTCTTGCTCCGTTTCTTAAAGAGTTTCATGCTATTGCCTCTAGTTCTTATTGAAGACATGGTAAAGAGTTTATCAAGTTTATTAATAGCTTTCAGGATTGTATATGCTTCCAACAACATCATTCCTTTTACCCCTATACTAAGATTTGAAGTCCTAGTTTTAAGTCTCGAATACAATGGAAAGTGTACTCGTTTAGATGCCATACGTTTGACGTTTTccattgttattttgatatgtttagCAGCACGGTAACATACCTGTATGTCGTATAAAGTTTGGTCTAATGAGACTCTTGTACAATATGAGAAACATTGTTGTATCTTTGCAGACAACTGTCCTAAATATTAACCCCAGGATTCTGTTGCGTATGTTAACGGATTGACTCAGAGCCAACATTGACAAAATGCTTGGTGTAGTGTTTCAAACTTTCACCTTCATGAGCCCAACCATGTGTACCGCCCTATACAAGTTGCTCATACGACCGCATGTTGACCACTAACGCTGGATAAACCAGTTCCGGAAAATGTGCAATGTAGAGTTTCAACACTAAAACACTCCGTATGAAGAACGTATTCTGTGTACTAACTTTGGAATACATGGGCTTTCGTGTGGACACGATTCAAGTTTTTactaaaaaatattgacaaccTGACTACGCCCCTGCATGAAAACTTTTCCAACCAGCAACAGACCATAAACATACTAGGCCTAGAGGTCATTCAAAGAAACTAGTCAAAAGCAAATTTAGACTATACATCTCACTTCACTGGCAACTTGTTCAATAACAGAATTCTCTCTCGAAGGAAGTACATGTGTGGTCTCATCATCTACGATAAAGTGTTTCAAATATTGGAAAGGTCATAATGCAAAATCCCAACTATCTTTTGTTGAATATTAAAACCAACATTCTAAGTAAATGATCGAAGTCGAATCGGATCAATATCAGTATCATGGACATAGAGATACTGCTATGCCTGCTTTAAAATTCTACCATATTGTGAAGTATTAACTTTTTTAACTACTGGGGCgattttaaagtgtttttaaaTCGTGATAACTGTTTTGTAAATGTGTTGACATTCAACagtgtgtatatattatacaaacagTGATAACGACACTTTTTACGCAACCTGAAGTCACAAGTTAAAGGTACGCGTCTAGTTTATAAGTACAAGAATTACGAAAAGACAATATGTTATACAAGCTGTCGAGCTTACTAAAATTTCAACAACACATGATCGCtgaatttcattttgttaacAAACGCTACGCGTAGGTCTTTTTCTCTCTTAACACTGTTTATTTGTAATCGCagattgaaaataatatttagagtTTTGGTCTCTACTGCCGATGTTCGGGTTTTTGTGTTAATAGTCATTTGTCAATTCAACAGTGTTATCAATGTCATATTAAAGTTCGTTCGATTCAACTGGGTTGATATTATTCCTTAAGCTTAGAGTCATATGCAAACAGTTTCATAGCTTAACAACGTCAGGTaggtcatttatatatttatcagaAACAGAACGGGACCCAGCTAGACACTGCCCTCTGGTACTTTAGTCGATCGTTAAATCTACTAGCCCAGACTTAAAACCATGAATGACTACTCTTTGTTTTAAGTTTGAAAGAAAGTTTTCAACCCATTTTACCACGTTTCTAGTATTGCAATAGCAGGTCGATCTTCCTTCAAAACATTGATGGCTCTTTATCGGTGGGTTGAGGACTTGCCAAAAATTAGGTATTCTTTACATAGGTTAGTTACAGAAACAACTGATTGTGCTTTTTTTCTTGCGTATTTCCAAAGGAGcttgtattattttttcatgttttacacCAGGCCCTTTTCATAGACATAGTGCTAACGTCTAATCTGTAATGTTGCACACATTACCACCTGCTTTACAATGTAAGTAACGTACCCACTTGCGCCTTTTGTGGCAGATTGACTGCTGTGCTTCAATGTCACGATGAGGTATCCAGCGTTGTCTTACCTGAAGTCGTCTTGTTTACTGATATTGTTTCTTCAAAACGTTTGGTAAGGGTTTCAACGTAGACTTTACAGACTTGATTAGTTGTCTTATCGCCATATTGTAGTACTGTATGTTTGAACATGCGACAGTATCGAGTTCCTCGCGTATATCATTATATTGACCTTTGTGGCTATTCTTTCTATCAAGTTGGTCTTACTCTATACAGCTTGACAAACAGAACATATGAATTTAAAAGTTATTAAACATGGTCGCTACGTCAAGACATGGTAAATAGTCAGCATCTTCGACCATACCTTTCTCATTACTAAAAAGTCGGTCCAGAATTCTGGAGTTCTGGCCATCTCTGTATCTAGTTGGACTTTTTTAGTGCTGCCAAAAAAGTGTCGCGTACAAATTCCAGGAACCAGctaaatatgtatgtatcagATGAATTTGAAGCCAAGTTTGACCAATTTATTTCTGGAAAATTTAAGTCCCCGGTAATTAACAGATGGCTAGCATTCCTaaataaaaatttcaaacattAGATTTTAGTAGGTTGTTGAAGCTGTTAGGGCTTCGATAAATGTTAGTAATCAGACGCTTGCGCTTGTCACCATTTTGAAGTTTAACTTCTACAGATAAACATTCTTCAAAGGTTGCTGTGTTTTCTACCCTTTGAACAGTCAGGTATCTAAATCTGGGTACTTTCTAAAACTTCTCCTCTAATGGTAATACTTTTTCTTTCCAGTCAGCAAACGTAAACTAGGATATTTTTCATCTTTAAGCAATGTAAGTTATTCCATTTTGTTTGTAGTGAGAGTAACCAAATTTGAGGAAACAAACGAGGAAGTCCTTAATATGGTCACTATTAACATGGCTAACACTTATGTCTTGGTTGTTGTTGTCTTCATTATGGTTCCATGGACGAAAGAAAGTTGCATGTTGGGAACCCCTCCCAAAGATGGTTTGGTCAGCATCAATATCTGTACAAGTGTCCAGGTCATAGTAGTTGGACTCAGAATAAAGATTGCCATCGCAGAGTCGCTGAGCTGGTGTTATTAGACTAAATATAGGTGCACTGTGTCTAGACGCAGAAGAGTCCATTGCTTGAGCTGGGTCCAGATCCAAGACTGTGTAATGTACCTTTGGGGTTGTTTGACTATCATCTGTAGGTGATGATTTTTGCTCCTTTCTTTGGTTTTTACTTGGTCTCTTTTGATAACAATCGGAGATGGGAAACAACTTCATGATATTGACTTTGTCttttttataacttatttttattcagtttttcctatgcaatacacattacataatAATTTCCTTATCATTCTCACTGTTACCATCCTCACCTCTAAATTATCaaccatacataaaaaatactATCTCTATCATCATCATTTCATACATCCTCAAGTAGTCATTTTTGCTCCTTCTTTCTTTGGTTTCTACTTTGTCACTTTTGATAACAATCGGAGATGAGAAACAACTACATAATGTTAACCTTTGTCATGGATagttctgtaacaggagaggagaaaatgtagcggccataCCGGGGCTTAAACTTGGTACCTCCTAACCCTAGCCAGATGCTCTTCCGATTGTACCTGGTCGCCGGTAATTGACCCAGTCAAGTCATGCTACATCCATCTCTCCTTTCACAAAATCTTTTCCCTGGACAACATAAGATCAAGGTCCTTATACACCCACTGTAGGTATTTAGTTGAGTTCCAATTTTGTTACTGGAGAGAAAATATAGCGATTACACTAGGGCTCAAACCCAGAAGTCAAAAAAAAAAGACTGGATTAGCTAAATTATAcaagtatattattttaatttatattagaaTTCCTCAAATCATGTAGCAGGATGAAACCACAATAGGTTTCTGGCAAAAGGGGTTAAGCTACAAACACCTCCATTGATGGAATGCTATTTTGTGTCTTTGCTTATGAAATTGATTAAACAGTATGCATAAACTTTTCGGAGATGTTGATTACTTTTTgatgaaaatgatttatattcACATTTCTAAATAAAACTTTTCATCATATTCCAATAGTGCGGAAAATGTCTACGTCCGAAGGAAATCCTGAATCCATTATCAAAGTTCATCCTCACAGTGGGCATGCAAACCGTGCTTGGGAACACATGAAGAAAAGCCAAAAAGTGATAAAGAAAAGTCTTGTTGAAGATCCTGAGTCACCAATTCCCGAGAATCACCTTCGATTTGTGTGTATTTCTGATACACATAGTCGAATTGAGAATGGTGCATACAAGATACCACCTGGAGATGTTCTCCTACATGGAGGAGATTTCTCTATGATCGGACTACCAAAGGATATACACAAGTTCAATGAATACCTTGGTAAGTTGCCCTTCTAAATCACTTCTTTATATCTAAAACAAATTTGGTAAGGCGAAGTGATGAACCGTCAATTGAGACTTACATTTTTTCTATAACTATCAAATTCTTG
This genomic window from Argopecten irradians isolate NY chromosome 4, Ai_NY, whole genome shotgun sequence contains:
- the LOC138320591 gene encoding 3-hydroxyisobutyryl-CoA hydrolase, mitochondrial-like isoform X3; the protein is MTSWEEDPKMRMVIIKGAGEKAFCAGGDIRAVTEAGKVGDPLSQNFFKEEYILNFKIGTYDIPYVAFIDGITMGGGVGLSVHGDFRVATEKTLFAMPETAIGLFPDVGGGYFLPRLGGSLGVFMALTGFRLKGRHVQKAGVATHFVQSNKISELEAALIGLDNPSHHDITTVIEDFQSKSTDVPDEDFILKPDMDKINRLFSAKTLEGIFQDLKNDGSDWATKQLQTLQKMSPTSMKITLRQILEGRNLSLGDCLQMEYRLSQRCIDDKDFYEGVRAVLVDKDQSPKWDPATIEGVTSDKVDWYFSVLPAERELQL